Proteins encoded in a region of the Pseudomonas putida genome:
- a CDS encoding oxidative damage protection protein, giving the protein MTRTVMCRKYQEELPGLERPPYPGAKGQDIFEHISQKAWADWQKHQTMLINEKRLNMMNAEDRKFLQAEMDKFFAGEEYAQAEGYVPPAE; this is encoded by the coding sequence ATGACCCGCACCGTGATGTGCCGCAAGTACCAAGAAGAACTCCCAGGCCTGGAACGCCCGCCCTACCCAGGCGCCAAGGGCCAGGACATCTTCGAACACATCTCGCAGAAAGCCTGGGCTGACTGGCAGAAGCACCAGACCATGCTGATCAACGAAAAGCGCCTGAACATGATGAACGCCGAGGACCGCAAATTCCTCCAGGCCGAGATGGACAAGTTTTTCGCCGGCGAAGAATACGCCCAGGCCGAAGGCTACGTTCCACCGGCCGAATGA